A single genomic interval of Gossypium raimondii isolate GPD5lz chromosome 11, ASM2569854v1, whole genome shotgun sequence harbors:
- the LOC105802472 gene encoding cyclic dof factor 1 isoform X2: protein MSEPKDPAIKLFGKMIPLPEKSPKVATADFCATCGDDNTNNDNTDHSCSTNSSPEENKGEEREAEKDTVGAKTTDVEHEVADRKEEEGSKQDDGAPPVTSGESTNLEANSGASDNSKTPSAEKESTALKTSKTEEDQSETSNPQEKTLKKPTKILPCPRCNSMDTKFCYYNNYNVNQPRHFCKNCQRYWTAGGTMRNVPVGAGRRKNKNSASHYRQVTVSEALQNARIDIPNGVHHPALKANDKTMHNTTRNGFHRPEEVKIPVSYKDGENGVECSNGSSVPTSKDEAGKSGLQDQMMQNCQGFPPQMQCYPGAFWPYPWNSAQWSSPVPPPPPAFCPPGCYPMPFYPAAAYWGCTVPGTWNGPWHPQPSPSKQSASSSGPDSPTLGKHSRDENTSKPSNSGEEEQVKENNAERSLWIPKTLRIDDPGEAAKSSIWATLGIKNDKSDSIGGGGLFKAFQSKGDERTEVPETSPVLQANPAALSRSINFRESS, encoded by the exons ATGTCGGAACCAAAAGATCCGGCGATCAAATTGTTTGGGAAAATGATCCCTTTGCCTGAGAAATCTCCTAAAGTAGCAACAGCGGACTTTTGTGCTACTTGTGGTGATGATAACACCAACAATGATAATACTGATCATTCTTGTTCTACAAATTCTTCACCAGAGGAAAACAAAGGGGAAGAGAGAGAAGCTGAAAAg GACACTGTGGGAGCCAAAACAACGGATGTTGAACATGAAGTTGCAGATAGAAAGGAGGAGGAGGGATCTAAACAGGATGATGGTGCTCCTCCAGTTACTTCTGGAGAGTCCACAAATTTGGAGGCAAACTCTGGAGCAAGTGACAACTCTAAAACGCCTTCTGCCGAGAAGGAGAGCACTGctttaaaaacttcaaaaacagaAGAGGATCAAAGCGAGACCAGTAATCCGCAAGAAAAAACCTTGAAGAAACCTACTAAAATTCTTCCATGCCCCCGCTGCAACAGCATGGATACCAAGTTTTGTTACTACAACAATTACAATGTCAATCAACCTCGACACTTTTGCAAGAACTGCCAGAGATACTGGACAGCTGGTGGGACCATGAGAAATGTTCCTGTGGGTGCTGGACGTCGCAAGAACAAGAATTCAGCTTCTCACTACCGTCAAGTAACTGTCTCTGAAGCTCTGCAGAATGCTCGTATTGACATTCCTAATGGAGTCCACCATCCGGCACTAAAAGCTAATG ATAAAACAATGCATAATACGACACGGAATGGGTTTCATAGGCCTGAAGAGGTAAAAATTCCTGTCTCTTATAAGGATGGAGAAAATGGGGTTGAGTGTTCAAATGGATCATCTGTCCCGACTTCAAAGGATGAGGCAGGTAAATCTGGGTTGCAAGATCAGATGATGCAGAATTGTCAGGGTTTTCCACCTCAGATGCAATGCTATCCCGGGGCTTTTTGGCCTTACCCGTGGAATTCAGCTCAATGGAGCTCTCCTGTACCTCCACCTCCACCTGCTTTCTGCCCTCCAGGTTGCTATCCGATGCCATTCTATCCTGCAGCTGCTTACTGGGGCTGTACTGTACCTGGCACTTGGAACGGCCCTTGGCATCCTCAGCCTTCCCCTTCAAAGCAATCAGCCTCAAGTTCCGGTCCTGATTCCCCCACCTTAGGAAAACATTCAAGAGATGAGAACACGAGCAAACCAAGCAACTCTGGAGAAGAGGAGCAAGTGAAGGAAAATAATGCAGAGAGAAGCCTTTGGATTCCAAAAACATTGAGGATCGATGATCCGGGAGAAGCAGCAAAGAGTTCTATATGGGCAACACTCGGCATTAAGAATGATAAATCCGATTCAATAGGTGGTGGAGGACTGTTCAAAGCATTTCAATCAAAGGGTGATGAAAGGACTGAGGTTCCTGAAACCTCTCCAGTCTTGCAGGCAAATCCAGCAGCATTGTCAAGATCAATAAACTTCCGTGAGAGCTCATAA
- the LOC105802472 gene encoding cyclic dof factor 3 isoform X1 yields MSEPKDPAIKLFGKMIPLPEKSPKVATADFCATCGDDNTNNDNTDHSCSTNSSPEENKGEEREAEKDTVGAKTTDVEHEVADRKEEEGSKQDDGAPPVTSGESTNLEANSGASDNSKTPSAEKESTALKTSKTEEDQSETSNPQEKTLKKPTKILPCPRCNSMDTKFCYYNNYNVNQPRHFCKNCQRYWTAGGTMRNVPVGAGRRKNKNSASHYRQVTVSEALQNARIDIPNGVHHPALKANGTVLTFGSDAPLCESMASVLNLADKTMHNTTRNGFHRPEEVKIPVSYKDGENGVECSNGSSVPTSKDEAGKSGLQDQMMQNCQGFPPQMQCYPGAFWPYPWNSAQWSSPVPPPPPAFCPPGCYPMPFYPAAAYWGCTVPGTWNGPWHPQPSPSKQSASSSGPDSPTLGKHSRDENTSKPSNSGEEEQVKENNAERSLWIPKTLRIDDPGEAAKSSIWATLGIKNDKSDSIGGGGLFKAFQSKGDERTEVPETSPVLQANPAALSRSINFRESS; encoded by the exons ATGTCGGAACCAAAAGATCCGGCGATCAAATTGTTTGGGAAAATGATCCCTTTGCCTGAGAAATCTCCTAAAGTAGCAACAGCGGACTTTTGTGCTACTTGTGGTGATGATAACACCAACAATGATAATACTGATCATTCTTGTTCTACAAATTCTTCACCAGAGGAAAACAAAGGGGAAGAGAGAGAAGCTGAAAAg GACACTGTGGGAGCCAAAACAACGGATGTTGAACATGAAGTTGCAGATAGAAAGGAGGAGGAGGGATCTAAACAGGATGATGGTGCTCCTCCAGTTACTTCTGGAGAGTCCACAAATTTGGAGGCAAACTCTGGAGCAAGTGACAACTCTAAAACGCCTTCTGCCGAGAAGGAGAGCACTGctttaaaaacttcaaaaacagaAGAGGATCAAAGCGAGACCAGTAATCCGCAAGAAAAAACCTTGAAGAAACCTACTAAAATTCTTCCATGCCCCCGCTGCAACAGCATGGATACCAAGTTTTGTTACTACAACAATTACAATGTCAATCAACCTCGACACTTTTGCAAGAACTGCCAGAGATACTGGACAGCTGGTGGGACCATGAGAAATGTTCCTGTGGGTGCTGGACGTCGCAAGAACAAGAATTCAGCTTCTCACTACCGTCAAGTAACTGTCTCTGAAGCTCTGCAGAATGCTCGTATTGACATTCCTAATGGAGTCCACCATCCGGCACTAAAAGCTAATGGTACTGTTCTGACCTTTGGCTCAGACGCACCCCTCTGTGAATCAATGGCTTCTGTTTTGAACCTTGCAGATAAAACAATGCATAATACGACACGGAATGGGTTTCATAGGCCTGAAGAGGTAAAAATTCCTGTCTCTTATAAGGATGGAGAAAATGGGGTTGAGTGTTCAAATGGATCATCTGTCCCGACTTCAAAGGATGAGGCAGGTAAATCTGGGTTGCAAGATCAGATGATGCAGAATTGTCAGGGTTTTCCACCTCAGATGCAATGCTATCCCGGGGCTTTTTGGCCTTACCCGTGGAATTCAGCTCAATGGAGCTCTCCTGTACCTCCACCTCCACCTGCTTTCTGCCCTCCAGGTTGCTATCCGATGCCATTCTATCCTGCAGCTGCTTACTGGGGCTGTACTGTACCTGGCACTTGGAACGGCCCTTGGCATCCTCAGCCTTCCCCTTCAAAGCAATCAGCCTCAAGTTCCGGTCCTGATTCCCCCACCTTAGGAAAACATTCAAGAGATGAGAACACGAGCAAACCAAGCAACTCTGGAGAAGAGGAGCAAGTGAAGGAAAATAATGCAGAGAGAAGCCTTTGGATTCCAAAAACATTGAGGATCGATGATCCGGGAGAAGCAGCAAAGAGTTCTATATGGGCAACACTCGGCATTAAGAATGATAAATCCGATTCAATAGGTGGTGGAGGACTGTTCAAAGCATTTCAATCAAAGGGTGATGAAAGGACTGAGGTTCCTGAAACCTCTCCAGTCTTGCAGGCAAATCCAGCAGCATTGTCAAGATCAATAAACTTCCGTGAGAGCTCATAA
- the LOC105802475 gene encoding probable calcium-binding protein CML46 codes for METSSLNSNYTLFPLIDISMILLFLSLTCHDRFRSFISRYYWSFPQSKHGSSKTSSSSREKTQNYECLSKEASFNNNKEDCAIVCRKDVEKFMGNLGIFCSLESEELQESYGSDELSRLFEEEEPSLKELKEAFDVFDVNRDGFIDAQELQRVLCILGLKEGLKVDNCNKMIENFDENRDGRIDFQEFVKFMEHSFC; via the coding sequence ATGGAGACATCATCACTAAACTCAAACTATACCCTTTTTCCATTGATTGATATCAGTATGATCTTGTTGTTTCTTAGCTTGACATGTCATGACAGGTTTAGGAGTTTCATCTCCAGATATTATTGGTCTTTCCCACAATCCAAACATGGCAGCTCAAAGACATCATCCTCAAGTCGGGAGAAAACCCAGAATTATGAGTGCCTAAGCAAAGAGgcttcatttaataataataaggaaGATTGTGCGATAGTTTGCAGAAAAGATGTGGAGAAGTTTATGGGAAATCTGGGAATTTTTTGCAGCCTAGAAAGTGAGGAGCTACAGGAATCCTATGGTTCTGATGAGCTTTCCAGGCTGTTTGAGGAAGAAGAGCCAAGCTTGAAAGAGTTGAAGGAGGCTTTTGATGTCTTTGATGTGAACAGAGATGGGTTTATTGATGCACAAGAGCTGCAGAGAGTTCTCTGTATTTTGGGTTTGAAGGAAGGTTTAAAAGTGGATAATTGCAACAAAATGATCGAAAACTTCGATGAAAATAGAGATGGAAGAATAGATTTTCAGGAatttgtaaaattcatggaGCACAGTTTTTGCTGA
- the LOC105802474 gene encoding receptor-like protein EIX2: MSPVTVTFLMLVFLESFKLSFCGRNHNVTCIQSERQALLRFKQHLKDPSNRLSSWTKNGDCCRWDGIICSNVSGHVIELHLGSSRGTRKLGGKLNPALLDLNHLTYLDLSDNDFRQTEIPTWFWNMSSNLSYFNISRNQFQGNIPDLLTMTQPSVLIDLSCNNFTGSLPLLSSNVTAIDFSFNSLSGSMSHFLCHKLNEPMKLEILNLGHNLLSGKIPECWKKWSRLVGIKLCDNNFSGKIPGSMGALTLLQSLHVRNNSVVGEIPSSLRHCGELVTVDFGYNQLSGDIPGWMGERLPKLIILSLHSNKFTGTLPEELCALSYLQILDLAHNNLVSEIPSCINNLSAMNSGNNSDDKIFYRTSKGSFFEDILVVMKGRVVNYDTTLKLVKTMDLSDNNLSGEIPEEVTSLAGLQSLNFSHSHLVGRIPYNIGAMTSLECFDLSTNNLSGEIPLTISDLSFLSHLNLSYNKFTGKIPTGTQLQSLNADSFYGTKLFGPPLSESSTDVRFGTGGVPKNREDQHQVDWFFLTVELGFLSGFFGTVFLLMLCKSGRLVHFQYVDETGHSLGRIIRKYIVK; encoded by the coding sequence ATGAGTCCTGTTACAGTAACTTTCCTAATGTTGGTGTTCTTAGAATCTTTTAAACTAAGTTTTTGCGGCAGAAACCACAACGTGACTTGTATTCAAAGCGAAAGGCAAGCTCTTTTGAGGTTCAAGCAGCATCTCAAAGATCCTTCAAATCGACTATCCAGTTGGACCAAAAATGGAGATTGTTGCAGATGGGATGGAATTATATGCAGCAATGTGAGTGGCCATGTTATTGAGCTCCACCTTGGAAGTTCCCGCGGTACCAGAAAGTTGGGAGGTAAGTTGAATCCAGCTCTGCTAGATTTGAACCATTTAACTTACTTGGACCTAAGCGACAATGATTTCAGACAAACTGAAATTCCAACCTGGTTTTGGAACATGTCTTCCAATCTGTCCTACTTCAACATCTCTCGAAATCAGTTCCAAGGCAACATTCCTGATCTACTCACAATGACTCAACCTTCTGTCTTGATAGATCTCAGTTGTAATAACTTTACAGGTTCACTTCCTCTTCTCTCCTCCAACGTGACCGCCATagatttttctttcaattcccTGTCAGGATCAATGTCGCATTTCTTGTGCCACAAGCTGAATGAGCCAATGAAATTGGAAATTCTAAATCTCGGTCATAATCTCCTATCAGGTAAAATACCTGAATGCTGGAAGAAGTGGTCAAGATTAGTAGGGATCAAACTTTGTGACAACAATTTTAGTGGCAAGATTCCAGGGTCCATGGGAGCTTTAACTTTGCTTCAATCTTTACACGTTCGAAACAACTCTGTTGTTGGTGAAATACCCTCATCTTTAAGACATTGCGGTGAATTGGTTACtgttgattttggttataatcaACTCTCTGGAGATATTCCAGGGTGGATGGGAGAGAGGTTACCAAAGTTGATAATCTTAAGCCTTCACTCAAACAAGTTTACAGGTACCCTACCTGAAGAACTTTGTGCCCTATCCTATCTGCAAATCCTAGACCTTGCCCACAACAATTTGGTAAGTGAGATACCCAGCTGTATCAACAATCTCAGTGCTATGAACTCGGGAAATAATTCAGATgacaaaatattttatagaaCCTCAAAAGGAAGCTTTTTTGAGGATATTTTAGTTGTGATGAAAGGAAGGGTTGTGAACTATGACACTACTCTTAAATTGGTTAAAACAATGGACCTTTCAGACAATAACTTATCTGGTGAAATCCCTGAGGAGGTGACAAGTCTTGCAGGCCTGCAATCATTGAATTTCTCACATAGTCATTTAGTTGGAAGGATCCCTTATAACATAGGAGCAATGACATCATTGGAATGTTTTGATTTGTCAACAAACAATCTTTCTGGTGAAATCCCTCTAACAATCTCAGACCTCTCTTTCTTGAGTCACCTCAACTTGTCCTACAACAAGTTTACTGGAAAAATCCCCACAGGAACTCAGCTGCAAAGCTTGAATGCTGACAGCTTTTATGGCACCAAGCTTTTTGGGCCACCACTAAGTGAGAGTTCCACTGATGTGAGGTTCGGCACCGGCGGTGTACCGAAAAATCGAGAGGATCAACACCAAGTTGACTGGTTCTTTCTAACCGTAGAATTGGGATTTTTGTCAGGCTTCTTTGGTACAGTGTTCTTATTAATGTTGTGCAAGTCAGGGAGATTAGTACATTTTCAATATGTGGATGAGACAGGGCATAGCTTAGGTCGcattattagaaaatatattgtaAAGTAG
- the LOC105802473 gene encoding pentatricopeptide repeat-containing protein At5g39680, protein MRALKPAGNQVAQVLFKPTTFIHLNHIIKLLKVSADTNNLILAKILHSLLLVTNQTSTRSNRYPLNSLINVYAKSNQISVAQKLFDRMPERNLVSWCSLMAGYLQTGFSLQVLKLFKDMTLVDSLRPNEYIFAVVFSACSDGGKALEGRQCHGYVVKSGLVFHQYVKNALINMYSKFSDVKGAMRVFSLVPGYDVYSYNLVLNGLVQQGFSNEAIQVLERLMGESVEWDSVTYVTVFGLCACLKDLKLGLQVHCRILTSDVELDVFVNSAIINMYGKCGKVINARKTFDCLQVKNVVVWTGIMAAYFQNGCFEEALNLFSEMKIGDVSPNGFTFAVMLNSTAGLSALRHGNVLYGEIVKSGFKDHVIVGNALINMYAKCGDIEAASKVFLDMMYRDCITWNAMICGYSHHGLGKEAMALFNDLLAAGECPNYVTFVGVLSACSHLGLVKEGLYYLNQFMRQVGVEPGLEHYTCVVGLLSKAGLLDEAEKLLRSIPVELDVIAWRTLLSACHVHRNYGFGRRIAEFVLEMDPNDVGTYTLLSNIYAKAKRWDGVVKIRKLMRERNIKKEPGVSWIEIRNVTHVFVSDDCQHPESTQIYEKVKELLARIKPLGYIPDVTAVLHDVEEEQKEDYLSYHSEKLAIAYGLMHAPLEAPIRVFKNLRMCEDCHSAAKLISKLTNSMIIVRDANRFHSFQNGCCSCADYW, encoded by the coding sequence ATGCGCGCTCTAAAACCAGCAGGTAACCAAGTGGCGCAAGTTTTATTCAAACCAACAACCTTTATACACCTTAACCACATAATTAAGCTCCTAAAAGTTTCAGCTGATACAAACAACTTAATATTAGCCAAAATACTCCATTCCCTTTTACTAGTAACCAATCAAACCTCCACTCGATCTAACAGATACCCATTAAACTCCTTAATCAATGTCTACGCCAAAAGTAACCAAATTTCGGTTGCCCAGAAACTGTTCGATAGAATGCCTGAGAGAAACTTGGTTTCTTGGTGTTCCCTCATGGCAGGATATTTGCAAACCGGGTTTTCATTGCAAGTGTTAAAGTTGTTCAAAGATATGACTTTGGTGGATAGTTTGAGGcctaatgagtatattttcgcGGTTGTTTTTTCAGCTTGTTCTGACGGTGGGAAGGCTTTAGAGGGTAGACAGTGTCACGGTTATGTGGTCAAGTCCGGGTTGGTTTTTCATCAATATGTTAAGAATGcattgataaatatgtattcaAAGTTTTCTGATGTTAAAGGAGCTATGAGGGTTTTTAGTTTAGTGCCTGGTTATGATGTTTATTCATATAATTTAGTTCTAAATGGACTCGTGCAACAAGGGTTCTCGAATGAAGCAATTCAAGTTTTGGAAAGGCTGATGGGAGAGAGTGTAGAGTGGGATAGTGTAACTTATGTTACTGTCTTTGGACTTTGTGCTTGTCTTAAGGATTTAAAGTTGGGCTTGCAAGTGCATTGTAGGATTTTGACAAGTGATGTGGAGTTGGATGTTTTTGTTAATAGTGCAATCATTAATATGTATGGGAAATGCGGCAAGGTTATCAATGCCAGGAAAACTTTTGATTGTCTCCAAGTTAAAAATGTAGTTGTATGGACTGGAATCATGGCTGCATACTTTCAAAATGGATGCTTTGAGGAAGCACTAAATCTGTTTTCTGAGATGAAAATTGGTGATGTTTCACCTAATGGGTTTACTTTTGCGGTTATGTTAAACTCTACTGCAGGATTGTCCGCACTAAGACATGGAAACGTACTATATGGAGAAATTGTAAAGTCAGGTTTTAAGGACCATGTTATCGTTGGAAATGCTTTGATCAACATGTATGCGAAGTGTGGTGACATTGAAGCAGCAAGTAAAGTTTTTTTAGATATGATGTATCGAGACTGCATTACTTGGAATGCCATGATATGCGGGTATTCTCATCATGGGCTAGGAAAGGAGGCTATGGCTTTGTTTAATGACTTGTTGGCTGCAGGAGAATGTCCTAACTATGTTACCTTTGTGGGGGTTCTTTCTGCTTGTAGCCATCTTGGTCTAGTAAAAGAAGGTTTATACTACTTGAACCAATTCATGAGACAGGTTGGAGTAGAACCCGGGTTGGAGCACTACACCTGTGTTGTTGGGCTGCTGAGCAAGGCTGGACTTCTTGATGAGGCTGAGAAACTTTTGAGGTCTATACCAGTAGAATTGGATGTCATTGCTTGGCGTACATTGCTCAGTGCCTGTCATGTACATCGGAATTATGGTTTTGGGAGGCGTATAGCAGAATTTGTGTTAGAGATGGACCCTAATGATGTGGGAACATATACACTATTATCTAATATTTATGCAAAGGCAAAGAGGTGGGATGGAGTAGTGAAGATCCGAAAATTGATGAGAGAGAGAAATATCAAGAAAGAACCTGGTGTAAGCTGGATAGAGATAAGAAATGTTACCCATGTTTTTGTTTCGGATGACTGTCAACACCCAGAGTCAACTCAAATTTATGAGAAAGTAAAAGAACTTTTAGCCAGGATTAAGCCACTGGGATATATACCAGATGTTACTGCAGTGTTGCATGATGTGGAGGAAGAGCAGAAGGAAGACTATCTTAGTTATCACAGCGAGAAACTGGCCATTGCATATGGACTCATGCATGCTCCCTTAGAGGCACCTATTCGTGTGTTTAAAAACCTTAGAATGTGTGAAGATTGCCACTCAGCTGCAAAACTTATTTCTAAGCTCACAAACAGTATGATCATCGTGAGAGATGCAAATCGCTTCCACAGTTTTCAAAATGGATGCTGTTCATGTGCAGATTACTGGTAA